Below is a genomic region from Gasterosteus aculeatus chromosome 2, fGasAcu3.hap1.1, whole genome shotgun sequence.
gcgcgcgcgcgcacacacacacacacacacactcttttacaTGTCATCTACTAATCACATGAGGGTGTCGAGTCTCCGTTCCTCCTCGCCGTGTCCTAGTTAGGAGGGTCATAAGATTTAGAGTAAGTCTGTCGCAGAGCAAGAAAATGTGATGCTCCAGGGCCATATAAGCACGGAAGAAACGTATTACACAACCTCAGGAAATTAACTAAATCATTTACAATGACTAAATGGAGTCATTGGAGTCATTTGTATCCTCACTCGGAACTCAAGGCCTGCACACCAGTATCAACATTGAAAACCCCCTTTGACCTCTGTTGTAGTTCTTCCCCAACGGCAACGCATTCGCCACTGGTTCAGACGACGCCACCTGCCGGCTGTTTGACCTGCGTGCCGACCAGGAGCTGATGGTTTACTCACACGACAACATCATCTGTGGCATCACCTCCGTGGCGTTCTCCAAGAGCGGCCGCCTACTGCTGGCCGGCTACGACGATTTCAACTGCAACGtctgggacactttgaaggccGACCGTGCAGGTAAGGCGCCAGAACAAAGGGGGGAGCTGCGTGGTTGCATTGGTCAGTTTGGGCCGGTTTGAAAATGTGTCAAGGGGTCAATACTTCCATGGCTGCTCCGTTTGATCGGTCAGCAGTAAGTCACTTTGGTGTCAACCCCGTTCAGAAATATGCTGAAGAAATGAACCACATCTGTGCcagctgttgtttttaaagtaaagctGATGTTATTGTAATTGTGGATAAACCTGAGAAATGTGGAGAACTACTCTGTAGCATGGTTTTAGCTCTCTTGCTTTTCACTCCTCTTAACACCTGGTCTGTTTCTGCAGAAAGTGGGCGGGGCtgtcaattgtttttttttttgggtgccATATTATACAACCAACCATCACGTTGTCCAAACAGCGCAGCATAGTGTCCTGAAGCCCGCTGAGGGAGAGCGAGTACTGAAATATAAATGACTGATTTGTCAgtctttttgatttgtattgaCCTTCACAGATTGAAAACGTACTAATTAGTCGGCCATGGCGTTGTCATGGCTCCCTTTACAATGCCACATCAGAAATACAGTTAAACTAGAAAGGGAAACTCTGTAGAGCGCAACTCTCGGCCACGTGTGTATCCACCAATCCACGCAACAGATGATGGGCTCGCTCCTCGTctacacacaaacgcactccATTTAAATTCAGAGAACAAGCCACTAGGCGTGCGAGCAAACGCCTCGAGGGGGTCGCACGAAAGGGAGTGGCTGGTTCAAAATTCCCAGTGAGGAGCCAGCGCGCCGTCAATGGCGCTATAAACCACTAAATGTAAGATGGGACCAGGGTGACTCACTGCAACCATAACGGGCATAATGGCGCAGGGGTAGggagggtgcactgggaaccacaagtttggcggttcgagccccggctgctccatgtcccatgttgaagtgtccctgagcaagacacctaacctctaattgctccccgggtaTTACAAAGTGGTGCATAAAGCATTGCGACTTTACTTGTGGTTATTTGTGCGTATTTGTACGTATGTGCTGCCAGAGTTCTTCCTCCACCACTGAGGGCCTCTTTCCACTGCGATTTTGGTCTTGGCCGTTTGCTGGTGATAAGTTCGATAAGAGCTGTTTTGTTGGGCCACAGTATAGAAggcgtacgtgtgtgtatgtatataaaataaaaaaaatggcagCGCAGCAGGCGcccttccccttcccccccccagcagccctTTGCCCCTGTGGAGCCATGAATACTTTACAGCGATCGATTGTATAGAGTCAGGGATCAGACGAGGCCCACATCTGAGCAGGCTgtttcaaatacacacacacacacacacactcatttgatCCTTTTGGTGGGTGGAATATTGATTCCGCAGCGCAGTGGGTCAGTATTTACCTTCAATTAGTCCTGTGTATTCCCTCTTGTTGTGGTCCAAaccacacaaagaaaaacacagctggTATCACGACAACAAACATGAAACCTTCACCCCCTCTTCCCCTCCATCAGCTCGTTCCCCATCATTTATCTCCAACACGTTCTGTTATCCATGTCCTTCGTAAGCAAGGCCAAGTTTGTTGCCGCGTCTCAGCCTCTGGCGTCTCTACAGGTGTCCTGGCTGGTCACGATAACCGGGTGAGCTGCTTGGGTGTGACCGACGACGGCATGGCAGTGGCAACAGGGTCCTGGGACAGCTTCCTCAAGATCTGGAACTAGAGTCTGAAGGTAAACGGAGACCTGGCCATTGTTCTGtgatgtgtgagggggggggggcagcagctaGATAGAAGCGGGTCTAGAGTTTGTAGAGACTGCCATCTGGAGGTTGGGAATGAAGGTGCAACATCTAAAACGGAGAGAAACCAAACATGTTATCACGTCGACTACTTTTATCCTGTTAATGTCGCTTCACTGTTCAATGACCAGAGTCTTTTTCTTTGCACAGCTCCAGACATTTTTGGTGATATTGTTTTAGACAATGAATTTGAACACAAGCATAAGTAAAAGGAAGTAAAGTTAATCTATTGTCTGCAGTTGGAGAATATTTGTTCTTATAAGTGCTGATCAAGCAGGAATATACATGTATGATCAACCCTGAATTGAATGATGTGCAGTGGCCGATGACTTGTATAGCTGAATAATGCTGATCATCTCATtacattctttttgttttccccaGATGGCATCTGGACTCCAAAGTTGAGTGGAAGACCATTCCAACATCACAATGTTCAATTTTATTGCATATCCATCTTTTCAAAAAACACCATGATACTGACTCCAAACACCCCAAAAATCTGTCAAGGGCAAaaattctctctcttcctcccccgttCTCATTTGAAAGAGCACAATTGTCTTGTCACTCATTCAGCTacgaaaaagtaaaaacaaaaaaaaagcctgagGAATTCGGTTGAGGGGGAAATTGTGCTTTCCTCCTGTTGGCATGGTCTGGAATTGTATTAAGCCACCTTAAAGGAAACCTTTCCTGTGTCCTCATTACGCACAGGTCTGAGTGAACATGAACGTCATTGAACTCGtactcgcttttttttttttttttggcaaagtttcttggctctttttttcctttttgattttttttttttttcgttaaaGAGAAGTAGATCAGTGAAGCGTTGAGGGTCAcaactttgttttatttccttgtcTTTCCACATTTTAGAGAATGTTTTTAAGTTGAGAGCTAGAAGAACCTCCAGATCATGTCATTTTAAATCCAGCTTTATCCCACTGGAGAACAAAGTGAGAGAATTGAGCTTCAACAGGGAGTCCTCAAGCCACTTCTGGCCCTACTGTATATTTTGTTCCGTGATACTTTTACGGTTTCTTTTTTCCGGTGTAGTCCACAAATCCTTGTTTGCACAAAAATTAAACTTTGCATATATAGAATAATgtctaaagtaaaaaaaacaacaagttaaCTAACCAAGCACACGCTGTTTAGGATGAATGCTcatttttgaaatgaaaaaaaaacacaaaaaacaaccattTTAACCATTCTTACACCTTTTTGTCTGGCGACAGTGTAGAATAATTAAATGAAGATTAACCCATCGGTTCATAATCCACCCCGCCcctcttttttattcattttttttcctcctttaatTTAGTTTCCCCTGGTTTCTGTTGCCCGTGGTTGGGACCGGTGATGTGATTTGGTACCTCCACTTGAGCCCGGTTGCAGTCCGGATGTTTCTCTTTTAACAGAGGTGCCCATTCCGTGCTTGGAAATGCAGTTACTACTCTGTGAATGACATGTTGTATAAATCAATGTTTGAAAATAATGATATTGAAACTTTTtaagttaaaaatgaaaaaaaaagattttggtTGTCTGCCATGGGTGGGTTATCTCTTAGAATCGCATGCTGTAGAATTGCTTAAAAAGGTGCATATGGAATTAAGTcctttgatgtttttctttaagaAAATAACCTGTTGAATATATCAATACAATggtatttatatttttcttttccttttttttcttctttttttcccttttggctACTCCGTGCATACATGattcaactaaaatgtcaaAGCTATGCACATGAGAAGCAAACCCTGCAACATGAAAGGTTACTTGGTCCATACTTGGGAGGGATTCCACAAATTAAGAAGCAACGTAAAATGTTCAAATTGTATACACATGCATACCTACATTCATTCACCTAAACATACACAATCTCAAATGGAACAAATTTTCATTCCTTCTGTAGCAAACAAATTCCACTtacaaagaaacattttataacaggtttttttctgtcctttaataaaaaatgagaaaaaaaatcttgcagCATCTGAATGGCAGAATTTTCTGTTGTTCCTTTCTCCTTGTAAACAGAGACGCTCTTTCTTTAGCAgtagtgacattttttttccattctgttttttttctctgcgaCATTCTGTACAAAAAATGTGCTGTAATTGTGCGTTAGGCCTGGAGTTGgcaaaaagtaaaatgaaataaaaactataaaaaattaattaaattcccttttctctttctccatcaaATAACTGTAGAGCTCTGCACCCCCACTCTTCCCTTTTCACCTTTTGTATTTAATTTTAAAGTCAGTCAGTGTACAACCGAAAGCTGGATGCAAGATAGAAACTATATTAAAATGTACTGTTATTTAAGATGTAATAAAAAGCAGTTTGAGATGACCTACTGTGTTGAGTGTGATTCACTTAAAGAGGTTACCACTGAAGCTAGAATGTTGCAGACTGTTTGGTTTCCCTGTAATTATGTTCAAGTCAAATAAACAATTTCTTATCCACTGTTGAATCAGCCTGGCGTCACTGTACACTCATTTTCTCATAGTTGCATTGCCATCCAATTATTTCAGCAGTACTTTGCGTTAAACGATTAAATCAAAAGTCCTGTATTTCATTGCTCCGTGCATTTTGAGACTTATTATTCCAAAGGTTTGGATGAACAGGTAGATGTGTCAGCAATGAGCCAGAAGGTGGCGCTATCACACTGTGGCGATCGATTTGTGCCACAAGCAGTCCAATTGAATCATTATCAACTGTGAAAAATCCAGTTTTGTGTGATTCGACATGTCACACATGAAGTTCTATGGAGAGCACTCAATTTGTCACAGGGTTCGTTATGTGCGCATAAATACATGAAAGCCCTCTTTTGTGATTTATTATACAATACGACTAATCGGTAGAACAAACATTGTGAATTCAAGCTCACAAGGGAAACGCCTGTAAAATGATGTTTCCTAGTCATAATGTAATTACATAGTTAATCATTTCCATTTGTTCCAATCAGTGCATTCATTATATATCCTGTTCATCATGACTTTCCGGCCAGCTTGGAGAAGTCGGGCAACATGACGTCGATGAGGAgcgaggctgtgattggtcgggTCGTATCCGGAAGTGATGGGCTGACTGTTGACAGGTCTCTTGCAACGTAAGACGTGTGTCACCTAACGTTAACATTATAGAAATTATGGCGAGGCTTTGATCCAACAGCAGTTCGCTGGCCTCCACACTTGTGTCGTCCCGTGTAAGGCTGTGAGTGAAAGGTACTGTTTCCAAACGAGAGGACGGTTTTACGCTCCGCATGCCCAACTATTAGCTAGCCCGCTAACTAGCTTAGCAAGTTAGATTAGTCCGCTCACTGTGAACCCTGCCATCTGGACTCGTCACCCTTTATCCTCTTAACACTCATGTAATGCTGTGCTGGAGGGCTTGTTGCTAAAATTGATAAAATACTGGACATATGCGAGTTGGACAGCAGGCTAACGTTCGCTAACGCGGCTGCTTGGCTTATGTAGCCGTGACATTATTACACAGCTGTAAGTTAACGTTAGCGGTTATGTAACTCTAGCTAAATGACGTCACGTGATTTGTCCAGCTGGCTATCAAACGGTCAGCTCACATGAAGTAACGTTAACTCgtaaaaaataaacttaaaattgactttttttaaaaactctgCTCATTCTTTGAAACTCACTTTTGTTTCGACTTGATACCGACTCTTATTGAACTGACCGGAAGTTCACCGGCTCGCGCGCCACTAACAACGGACGTGCCTCGTCAGTTTGCTCGCAGCCCGGCTGTCTGCGATGGACCGCGGGGAGGAGGTGCGCGTGGAAGCTGCCCCGTACTGCTGCTCCACCTGTGATGGAGGGGAGGCGTCCGGACGCAGCCTGGCGCGTCGCAGCAGAAAGACCCGAAGCCTGAGCAGCTGCTCGGCCGCCAGCTCCTCTGACTACAGGTGCGTGTGGACCGCTTTGTCCGTGAGGACATTTTCCCTTTGTAATGTGGCGTgagttgtctttttgtttgtctaaTCTGATAGGTTTCCTTTTTCGACTGTTCTAATACTAATgttgtaatattattattaataataataattggatAGATGGCTTTAACCACTGGAGTTTAATAGTCATAATACACgcatgtttttttgcattttagccTTTCTGGTTCCGGCCGGATGACAGAAATACAGTATCTGGTTAATACCCCCACAAGAGATTGTGACATTTCTGTTCCTACAATAATGGAGCATGTCGGTAAATAGCCTTCTGGGATTTTAAAGCCTTTTTGTGTGCCTTAACAAATGCAGTACTACTAACTACTACACTTTACAGCCTCGTTGTTTATACGCTCTCATGCAACCACGGTGCAGGTTGTTTGTGGCCGATATTTTCTTCTGCCAATTACAGCAAACCTCGCCTCGTGCATGTGAATCAGCAGACGTCCCGGTGTCCCTTGTTGTGTCTCACAGGCCTCGTATGACCTAAGCTTTAAGTAACCACGCCTGGATTTGAGGAATTTACGTTTTGGTGTTGTCGTTTATGCACTTTCTATTCAAAGGCTGTTTAAGCTGTTCAACCTGAAACGGGTGTCGCAGTTGAGTTCATCCTAATCTTCTATGGACACTACTTGTTTTCATGAAACTTGGCAGAAGGTCGTTGTGAGGGATTCAGGTAAACAAAAAGCTGTTTAGATTTGTAATAGGGAGGTGATTAATTCTATTGAATTACTTGGCCATGTTACGGTCAGTGACTCATAAATACCAGAGATTAGGGAAGTGGGTTTTCTTTGCTGAACCGTGCGTTGAATCAAACTAATTTTAGATAAAAACCTGACATAAAGagaataataaaacaagtgACATTACAGGCTTCTCTCTGCTCGCatgtctttgaaaaaaaacattggtgaTAGCATGTGGTATAGACAGAAGCATGTTCACATGCAGTTGTATGTATTTACATTCCTTTTTTACTCCACATTTTAGGGTGTAATTCTGGACTCTTATTTTTTTCAGTCTTCAATGTTGTTCGGGAACTTGGgatcaaaagaaaataattgttatGTTGATCGGTAATTAAGTTGCAGGTCCGGTTTGTAGTAGACAAACCCTGTGTGGAAAAAGTAATGCTATTTAAATATCAATTGAGATGTGTATCTTTCAACctcgcttctttttttttttttttttttgagtttagAATCAATATTCGTTAAGTCTCTCCCAAGTTTACAGTTAAAGGAAACTTGTACATACGTGAAATGTTTTTACACTTTAAAGCGGCATTAAAAACACTTGATTCACTATTTGGCATTTCTGTTACCTGGTACTTTACATTTAAGCAAAGCGATCAGCTCAAATCATGGCAATTATGTAATATTTGCGAAGGGCCTTGTCTTTATAAAACTGTTGTCCTTCATTTCGTCACTTACTGATAAAGTGTACGTAGAGCACTTGTGATTGATAAAAGTGTTTGCTTTTCTCTAACAAATTGTACGGATACTTTGTACTTTACCGGCAGCTTCTGTTTCCTTAACCTGTGtacccctctgtcctcctctcctctaggAGGCCTCAGTCACTTCATGGACCGAGCCCCGTGACCAAGTTCGGGCCCAAGGCGTGCATGCTGCAGAATCCACACACCGTAATGTGAGTCTCTTCTCATCACAGTGGACGGCTTGACCGCTGAGGTGTTGTTGGGCAGGACTCTGTTGCTCGGTCAGTCGGCACGCTGTTAATGTTAAACCGTTCTTTCCACCATTTTACCTACAGCGGTTAACTTTGAGATGACACATGAACTAAACTTTCCCCATCTTGCATAAATAACACCTGTTGTTAAAAATAGGCCCCCACTCACAGCAGACGCTGTGGAAAGACAAACTACCTGTGTACGAATGGTTGGACCAAGTTCCCATGTAGCTTCAACATCAAGCTTCCCATTTAAAGTAAATGGAATTTAAAGAGAAACTAGATGTGTAGAAAGTGTTAAACATGTGACATGACCAACAAAGACCATTTTAACGCCGTGACAGACCGCCGCCTGCCAGCTACACACCAGCTAACTACTTTAGCAGCACAGTGTGTTGAGCTTCAATATTGGTCAAATCGTTAAAGAAACTGACATCAAACTCACTGTTTACGTATGTActtgttattttaaaatctgAGCAGGCAAGTGACTCGAGTCTTACTTGTTCTCTAATGAGTCAATTATTAAAAGCCATTCTCCTTCAAGTGCTAAATACAGCACACTATAGGGTACTGTTTGTTCTAAACATGTTCTTTATGAGAAGCTTATAACCAGCCCAGTGTTGCACTTCAGTTGCTTAATTTCCTCTTATGCAGTCCCCTCCGACGTAGCggaaacacaaatgcattcCACCACATGGCAACGTTGCTTTTTCTTTCACTATTTGAACCAAGGCGGTGCTTTATGGCCGTACTAATGCATCAAACATTGCTTATTTtctcttgtttgttgtttttgaattCAGCAGCATAGACTTACTAACTTTGTTCTGTGGATTTGAACAGGGTTTGATTGTTCGGTTGCGACTTGCACCGGTGAAAAGAATCCGTCCTAATATTAAAGACGAGTTCCCGTCACGCACCTGTCATTCGCAGTCGGCCTCACTTTTGATTTGACGACATGTAAAGTGACTTGGTTTGCCGTGTTTTGGCGCCACGTGTATTATTCTTTGTACTGTTTGAGCAAACGGTGACCACGAGGTTAGCGATGGAgcgagatgatgatgatgatgatcctaAACATTCAAACAAGGCAGGCGCTGAGGTGTCAAACCGCCCTGAATCTACTCAGGAGTCAGTGGTGGGAGGTGAGACGGACTGTCGACGCGCTGACGGGCCACAGCCTCCCGACTCCCTCGGCCACATCGCTTGCTCCGCCGCTTGCTTGTTTTCGGGGCAGCGGCCATTGAAGGTTTACTTTGCTCAAAGCTGCTCGACAGGTTAAAAGTAGCAGAACCAGTCGTCTCCCGAGCGCGTCAGTACGTCATGTTCCCCGTTGTTTTCAGGGCGTGTGGTTTTTAATCACGGCAAGATGTGGTCCTGGAGCCACCCACTGGGGTGTGAacgacccggggggggggggttccatgcTTTTTGCCTTCTTTATAAACAAGCACTTTTCCATTTATAATCACATGGCCGATCGCTGCATTCCACCCCAcacgtcctctgtcctcatACTTAAGCTCAGTGTTTACTTTATAGACAGCTGTTATTATCCTGTCGTTTTAGATCATTTAAGTGAAATGCAATGCTGTATTAATGGCCCGATTGCCATCAAAGTGTTCCTGCTCGTTTGAGGAACTGCTTTATTGTGTTTCACTAAATCACACCCGTCCCGTAAGGAAAGCCTCTCCTTGAAGTGGGCGTGTCCGACACGGCCGAGTGGGCTGAGCCGAGATAAAGTCAATTTAAAGACGAGTGAGAGCCTTAACTCGGCAGCAGAATGCACCAGGACGGTTTAGTGGTAAGTCCTCGCTGGGACAAATATAGCTACAGTGGATGCAGCCACTGTTCGCCCGTCCCGGAGCCTGACCACAGCGCATGGGGGGGACAAGTGAACTGACTCCGCTGCTCAAGCCGCGTGAAGCAATCGAGGAAGTTGGTAGAATGTAGAAGGAGCTGCTCTGTCAGCCGAGACAGAGTGCCGCTCTCCAGCTGAACGCACCAGACGCTTCATCCTTGTTACATGTGTACAGCCATGAAGTTCCACCAGTGCGTACGTCAGGACGCTCCCGGGAACCTGAGCGAGAACAAAGTTTGGAAATGGTGAGATTATTTTTGCCCAGTCTCTTTTCTCAACAGAGGGGACGTTTGATGTGAAGCAGACGATCGGAGACACTCATAGCAGCGCCTCAGTAGTTCACTCGTTTTGGCTCTGGCTGGAGTCGATTAGGGAACTTGAATGTTGGGCTGATACGTCCCCCCCTGAGGCTGATAATGTGATGCCACGGCTTAATAGTGCCACGTCCAGCCGGTAACACTTGAAGTGTCAATGTCGGCGTGTTGCTGGCTGGTGCTTTCGATGAAAAGGGGGAAGGTCGGGGCGTGGATGCTTTGAGGTGAACAGAGGAGAAATCGTCCGTGAATAGATCACAACCCTCAGCTCGACACCGCTTCAGATGTGAGATGTGCTTTGTgttctgtatttgtatttggaGAAGCTTTCATGTTTTACCTGAACATGAAACCGGTTTGATCCCTTAAATTCGGAAGgtatttcatgtatttgtattaGTCTCCACCaccacaggattttttttttgtgtgtgtgtgtgtctattgtaTTGAGCCTGAGCGCTTGAATATTTGCTGCAGTAGGTGgagttgtttgtcacttgtgcGGCTGTTCAGAGACATCGGAGCccaaaagaacatttatttataaaccTTTACACTAAATCCCCATTTCAAGGCAAATTTAGGGTATCCGCtggttttcacaataaaaccaaGTCATGAATGTGACGTCGCAAATCGGCCCTCAAACTGTAGAAGTATTTCATGACCAGAGGCAACACTCAACAACTCACAACTCCGCAACAATGTGTGCCACTAAAGCTGAATGCgttatttgttttcttgtatAATCTGACCGTTCTTCTTTAGGCTacgtctcctccttctcccgtaTCATGTCTGTGACGTCCGCTCATTGGTTCAGCCGCTACCAGCAAGGCTTCAAACGGCAACGTTCCACATGCGAATGTGTGAATGTTGTTGTGTAATGCTGAACATAAGCGGGAGCTACTGGTTGTCATGTAGTGAATTGATTGGTGGGCTGTGTGGACCTTTTGACCATTTAAACCATGCGTGCAGCAACTAAAAAAGTGAACTCTTTAACGGCCCATTATGTGTAACAGCTGTAACTAATGAGAGTAAAGGATCGTTAAAtaccaaaatataaaaataagttTAGACAACTACGATTTGATGAATTACAGCTTTAATACTTTTCAAATTTCCGTacgacctttttttttttttttttttttttttttttttttcatgcttctGTGCGGTTTAATCATTTTCTTGAGGTGGTTTCCCTCAGAGTTGATCCTTACAACTCGTGGCTCTTTGCTCGCCGCGAATGACGCAAAGCTTTAAGAGCTGACACACTTTCACCCTCCTTTTTTATCCGCAAAGCGGATCTATTTCACACTTCTGTCCATCCACATTAGCATTGTGCCGTTAGCTTCCCTGACCTGCTTGAGGGGTCTGTATCTGTGGCTGGGTGGGCGGGCGGAAGTGCGGCCTTGTCTTTTCCTCCTGAGCTCATCGTTGTGCGTCTGTTGTGTTTTCAGGCACATTCAAGACCCAGCCAGCCAAAGGCTGACGTGGAACAAGCAGCCAAAAAGTGTCCTTGTCATCAAGAAGATCCGCGACGCCAGCCTGCTTCAGCCTTTCAAAGAGCTCTGCGTATTCCTCACCGAGGTAGGAGCACAAATTCACCGACCCCCTCCCACCGTGACGGGGCGGCCGCCAGCAGTGGAAATGATGCCCTGGGTTTCAGGGTGGGAAGTTGCTGAGGGATCAATGGGAACCCAGTTTGTAGGACGCTGTTCTTCTTTCAAAGTTCTTGCTAatcttgtttctgtgtgtgttttttgtagaTGAAAGATTTGATTGTATATGTGGAAAAGAAGGTTCTGGAGGACCCAGCGATTTTGGACGATGAGAACTTTGGGACCATTACTAAGAAATTCTGCACTTTCAGAGATGGTATGAAAACTCATTCAGTCAACTTTGCCATGACTGCATGCACGTTATGTGTACAGAAAGTATTTATACAGCCAAAACAATCAGGAGCTTTGCCCAGATAAGTAAACACTTTAATGTCTCTTTCTCAGATCTTGATGACATCTCCAATCGCATTGACTTCATCATCTGCCTCGGGGGAGATGGGACTCTGCTGTACGCGTCTTCGCTTTTCCAGGTATCCGGCCAGCTGTTCCTCCTGccgctttttttctccctttactGGTATGACACAACGGTTCCCTTGCTTTGTTTATCTGCAGGAGAGCGTTCCACCAGTTATGGCCTTTCACCTGGGCTCCCTGGGATTCCTGACTCCTTTTAAATTTGACACTTACCAGTCTCAGGTCACCCAAATTATTGACGGTTGGTGACCTCTGTCTTTCTACAGCGTGGACGCTCTTGTTCTGTTtgtgaaacacaaaacacttGACATATTTgtattggttgtgtgtgtgtgtgtgtgtgtgtgtgtgtaggtaacGCTGCCATCGTCCTGCGAAGTCGCTTGAAAGTCCGGGTGCTCAAAGAGAGCTGCGAGAAGAAGGCCAGAGTTGACGAAAAGTGCATCGTCCTGACTAATGGGGACACCGAAAGCAGCCGGAAAGCCGCCGAGTATCAGGTAATGGCTGCGCCACGTTGCCGTGGCAACGACCAATTGGATCTCAGTGTGCCCTGTAAACATGACAATCCACCTAAGCCATGTGGTTTCAACATAACGACTCGCCTTACTGCACCGTGATGCTTTTGGGCGGGTTAAATGCATGTTGTGAGAGAAGTACGAAATAAACTCCGTCATCGGCTCCATTACAAGAAACGTAGCTCTGCCTGCAGGTATGAGGTTAATGGGCCGTCTCAGTGTCTGCTTACTGGCACATTCCCATTACGTGTCCGGTTAGACCAGGTGTCTGTGACATCACAACATCGTGTGGCTGCAGGAGTCCGTGACAAACTGGGTAACCTGTGTGTCTTTCAGGTACTGAACGAGGTGGTGGTGGACCGAGGACCCTCTTCGTATCTCTCCAACGTGGACCTCTTCCTGGACGGACACCTCATCACCACCGTGCAGGGAGACGGTGAGTGGACGGACAGGCTGTCCCGATGTTCAGCGGGAAATATtcagtttgattttgttttgtagaGCTCGAAATCAGTTTCAGAAGAATTGCCCTTCG
It encodes:
- the nadka gene encoding NAD kinase isoform X4; translated protein: MLQNPHTVMHIQDPASQRLTWNKQPKSVLVIKKIRDASLLQPFKELCVFLTEMKDLIVYVEKKVLEDPAILDDENFGTITKKFCTFRDDLDDISNRIDFIICLGGDGTLLYASSLFQESVPPVMAFHLGSLGFLTPFKFDTYQSQVTQIIDGNAAIVLRSRLKVRVLKESCEKKARVDEKCIVLTNGDTESSRKAAEYQVLNEVVVDRGPSSYLSNVDLFLDGHLITTVQGDGVIVSTPTGSTAYAVAAGASMIHPNVPAIMITPICPHSLSFRPIVVPAGVELKIMLSRDARNTAWVSFDGRKRQEICHGDSITITTSCFPVPSICFRDPVNDWFESLAQCLHWNVRKKQNHISSEDEEF
- the nadka gene encoding NAD kinase isoform X1, with product MTSMRSEAVIGRVVSGSDGLTVDRSLATLLAARLSAMDRGEEVRVEAAPYCCSTCDGGEASGRSLARRSRKTRSLSSCSAASSSDYRRPQSLHGPSPVTKFGPKACMLQNPHTVMHIQDPASQRLTWNKQPKSVLVIKKIRDASLLQPFKELCVFLTEMKDLIVYVEKKVLEDPAILDDENFGTITKKFCTFRDDLDDISNRIDFIICLGGDGTLLYASSLFQESVPPVMAFHLGSLGFLTPFKFDTYQSQVTQIIDGNAAIVLRSRLKVRVLKESCEKKARVDEKCIVLTNGDTESSRKAAEYQVLNEVVVDRGPSSYLSNVDLFLDGHLITTVQGDGVIVSTPTGSTAYAVAAGASMIHPNVPAIMITPICPHSLSFRPIVVPAGVELKIMLSRDARNTAWVSFDGRKRQEICHGDSITITTSCFPVPSICFRDPVNDWFESLAQCLHWNVRKKQNHISSEDEEF
- the nadka gene encoding NAD kinase isoform X2 — encoded protein: MDRGEEVRVEAAPYCCSTCDGGEASGRSLARRSRKTRSLSSCSAASSSDYRRPQSLHGPSPVTKFGPKACMLQNPHTVMHIQDPASQRLTWNKQPKSVLVIKKIRDASLLQPFKELCVFLTEMKDLIVYVEKKVLEDPAILDDENFGTITKKFCTFRDDLDDISNRIDFIICLGGDGTLLYASSLFQESVPPVMAFHLGSLGFLTPFKFDTYQSQVTQIIDGNAAIVLRSRLKVRVLKESCEKKARVDEKCIVLTNGDTESSRKAAEYQVLNEVVVDRGPSSYLSNVDLFLDGHLITTVQGDGVIVSTPTGSTAYAVAAGASMIHPNVPAIMITPICPHSLSFRPIVVPAGVELKIMLSRDARNTAWVSFDGRKRQEICHGDSITITTSCFPVPSICFRDPVNDWFESLAQCLHWNVRKKQNHISSEDEEF
- the nadka gene encoding NAD kinase isoform X3 is translated as MCTAMKFHQCVRQDAPGNLSENKVWKWHIQDPASQRLTWNKQPKSVLVIKKIRDASLLQPFKELCVFLTEMKDLIVYVEKKVLEDPAILDDENFGTITKKFCTFRDDLDDISNRIDFIICLGGDGTLLYASSLFQESVPPVMAFHLGSLGFLTPFKFDTYQSQVTQIIDGNAAIVLRSRLKVRVLKESCEKKARVDEKCIVLTNGDTESSRKAAEYQVLNEVVVDRGPSSYLSNVDLFLDGHLITTVQGDGVIVSTPTGSTAYAVAAGASMIHPNVPAIMITPICPHSLSFRPIVVPAGVELKIMLSRDARNTAWVSFDGRKRQEICHGDSITITTSCFPVPSICFRDPVNDWFESLAQCLHWNVRKKQNHISSEDEEF